A genomic window from Agrobacterium tumefaciens includes:
- a CDS encoding ABC transporter permease produces the protein MNSRILSLVARRLVVMLTTLLIVSFIVFSATSLLPGDTATILLGQAATPEAVAGLRTAMHLDDPALLRFVRWVFGLLHGELGTSYANNMAIADLIGPRFINSMKLAGITTLIAVPLALTLGISSAMLRGTLYDRVVTVLTIGVISVPEFMIATLAVLLFAVYLKWLPALSLVSEVHTLFDVLRVYAMPVITLTFVVSAQMIRMSRAAVIETLDTPYVEMALLKGAPRMRIVLRHALPNALGPIVNAVALSLSYLVGGVIIVETIFNYPGIAKLMVDGVATRDLPLIQTCAMIFCVGYLLLITTADIIAIMSNPRLR, from the coding sequence ATGAACAGCCGGATATTGTCCCTTGTCGCCCGGCGGCTGGTCGTCATGCTGACGACGCTGCTGATCGTGTCATTTATCGTCTTTTCCGCCACCAGCCTGCTGCCCGGCGACACGGCGACGATCCTTCTCGGTCAGGCGGCAACGCCGGAGGCCGTGGCCGGCCTGCGCACGGCCATGCATCTCGACGATCCCGCCCTGCTGCGGTTCGTTCGCTGGGTTTTCGGCCTGCTGCACGGCGAACTCGGCACCTCCTATGCCAACAACATGGCGATTGCCGATCTCATCGGCCCGCGCTTCATCAACTCCATGAAGCTGGCCGGCATCACCACACTCATCGCCGTGCCGCTGGCGCTCACCCTCGGCATCAGCTCCGCCATGCTGCGCGGAACACTCTATGATCGCGTCGTCACGGTGCTGACCATCGGCGTCATCTCGGTGCCGGAATTCATGATCGCCACGCTCGCCGTCCTGCTTTTTGCGGTTTATCTGAAATGGCTGCCGGCGCTGTCGCTGGTCAGCGAGGTTCACACGCTATTCGATGTGCTGCGCGTTTACGCCATGCCCGTCATCACCCTTACCTTCGTCGTCTCTGCACAGATGATCCGTATGAGCCGCGCCGCCGTCATCGAGACGCTTGATACGCCTTATGTCGAAATGGCGCTTCTGAAGGGTGCGCCGCGCATGCGTATCGTGCTGCGCCACGCGCTTCCCAATGCGCTCGGCCCCATCGTCAATGCGGTGGCGCTGTCGCTTTCGTACCTTGTCGGCGGCGTCATCATCGTCGAGACGATCTTCAACTATCCTGGTATCGCCAAGCTGATGGTCGATGGCGTCGCTACCCGCGATTTGCCGTTGATCCAGACCTGCGCGATGATCTTCTGCGTCGGTTATCTCCTCCTCATCACGACGGCTGATATCATCGCCATCATGTCCAATCCGAGGCTGCGCTGA
- a CDS encoding ABC transporter permease, which produces MADNIKTTSGTSRLGYKINAVGVFGFLVIFLWAMVAIFAPYLIPHPVGEIVDLDYFGPMTSDLWLGSDYLGRDVFSRILMGARFTVGISLAAVTIACTCGVVLGMCAAVVGGWFDAALSRFLDAVNSIPSKLFGLVVVAAVGSSIPVLIVTLSVIYTPGAYRFARALAVNVNTMDFVTVARVRGESLLYLISSEILPNIVRPVLADLGVRFVFIVLLLSGLSFLGLGLQPPNADWGALVRENIGGLPFAAPAVIFPSLAIASLTISVNLLIDNLPQKIRDRSE; this is translated from the coding sequence ATGGCCGACAATATCAAAACAACTTCGGGGACCTCGCGTTTGGGTTACAAGATCAACGCAGTCGGCGTTTTCGGCTTTCTCGTCATCTTCCTCTGGGCCATGGTCGCGATCTTCGCGCCCTATCTCATTCCCCATCCGGTGGGTGAAATCGTTGATCTCGATTACTTCGGGCCGATGACGTCGGATCTCTGGCTCGGTTCCGATTATCTCGGCCGCGACGTGTTCTCCCGCATCCTCATGGGCGCGCGTTTCACGGTCGGCATCTCGCTCGCCGCCGTCACCATCGCCTGCACCTGCGGCGTCGTGCTCGGCATGTGCGCCGCCGTCGTCGGCGGCTGGTTCGATGCGGCACTCAGCCGTTTCCTCGATGCGGTGAACTCAATTCCGAGCAAGCTTTTCGGCCTCGTGGTCGTCGCCGCCGTTGGCTCGTCCATTCCGGTGCTCATCGTCACGCTGTCGGTCATCTATACGCCTGGCGCCTATCGTTTCGCCCGGGCGCTTGCCGTCAATGTCAACACCATGGATTTCGTCACGGTCGCGCGCGTCCGCGGCGAGAGCCTGCTCTATCTCATCAGCTCCGAAATCCTGCCGAACATCGTCCGTCCCGTACTTGCCGATCTCGGCGTGCGTTTCGTATTCATCGTGCTGCTTCTATCTGGCCTGTCCTTCCTCGGTCTCGGCCTGCAACCGCCGAACGCCGACTGGGGGGCGCTGGTGCGTGAAAACATCGGCGGCCTGCCCTTTGCCGCGCCGGCCGTCATCTTTCCGTCGCTGGCCATTGCCAGCCTGACAATCAGCGTCAACCTGCTGATCGACAATCTGCCGCAGAAAATCCGCGACAGGAGCGAATAA
- a CDS encoding ABC transporter ATP-binding protein, which yields MNNLVEIRGLKVEATTDSGRRIDIIKGVDIDIAEGEIVALIGESGSGKTTIALTLMGYARPGCRISDGSVTVAGRDMVQLSEAERAKVRGTKISYVPQSAAAAFNPAQKIIDQVIEVTRIHHLMPPQEARKKAVELFKALSLPNPETIGERYPHQVSGGQLQRLSAAMALIGNPQLVIFDEPTTALDVTTQIEVLRAFKSAMRKGGIGGVYVSHDLAVVAQIADRIVVLKGGEVQETGTTKDILENAQHPYTRELLTAFNDKVRVVTPLTKNEATPLLDIDQLIAGYGTKGEDHMPLVRAVDSVSLAVYPGRNLGIIGESGCGKSTLARAIAGILPAASGHVIFEGRELDADARRRTSDQLRRMQIVFQYADTALNPAKPIEDILGRPLTFYHGMKGKARDARIDELLDMVKLPRSVRHRHPSGLSGGQKQRVNFARALAAEPSLIICDEITSALDTVVAAAIIDLLGELQRELNLSYIFISHDLSVVETICDEIVVMYGGQKVEHLETEAIKSPTHPYSKLLFSSVPKLDPTWLDNLQQDAELVRAFSKR from the coding sequence ATGAACAATCTCGTTGAAATCCGCGGACTTAAGGTCGAAGCCACCACCGATTCCGGCCGCCGCATCGACATCATCAAGGGTGTAGACATCGATATCGCCGAGGGCGAAATCGTCGCGCTGATCGGCGAAAGCGGCTCCGGCAAGACCACCATCGCACTGACCCTGATGGGGTATGCACGACCGGGCTGCCGCATTTCCGACGGCAGCGTCACGGTGGCAGGCCGGGACATGGTGCAACTGTCCGAAGCCGAGCGCGCCAAGGTGCGCGGCACGAAAATATCCTATGTGCCACAGAGTGCGGCCGCCGCATTCAACCCGGCGCAGAAAATCATCGATCAGGTCATCGAAGTCACCCGCATCCACCATCTTATGCCGCCTCAGGAGGCGCGTAAAAAAGCGGTCGAGCTTTTCAAGGCATTGTCACTGCCCAATCCCGAAACCATCGGCGAACGTTACCCGCATCAGGTTTCCGGCGGCCAGCTGCAGCGCCTCTCCGCCGCCATGGCGCTGATCGGCAATCCTCAACTGGTGATTTTCGACGAACCGACGACCGCACTTGACGTGACGACCCAGATCGAGGTTCTGCGTGCCTTCAAATCGGCGATGCGCAAGGGCGGCATTGGCGGCGTCTATGTTTCGCACGACCTTGCCGTCGTCGCGCAGATCGCCGACCGGATCGTGGTGCTGAAAGGCGGCGAGGTTCAGGAAACCGGCACGACCAAGGATATTCTTGAGAATGCCCAACACCCCTATACCCGCGAATTGTTGACCGCCTTTAACGACAAGGTGCGCGTCGTGACGCCGCTCACGAAAAATGAGGCGACACCGCTCCTCGATATCGACCAGCTGATCGCCGGTTATGGCACGAAAGGCGAGGACCACATGCCGCTGGTGCGTGCGGTGGATTCCGTAAGCCTTGCGGTCTATCCCGGCCGTAATCTTGGCATCATCGGCGAATCCGGTTGCGGAAAATCCACCCTGGCGCGCGCCATTGCCGGCATCCTGCCAGCAGCAAGCGGTCATGTCATCTTCGAAGGCCGCGAACTCGATGCCGATGCACGCCGGCGCACCAGCGACCAGCTGCGCCGAATGCAGATCGTGTTCCAATATGCCGATACCGCACTCAATCCGGCAAAACCCATCGAAGATATTCTCGGCCGGCCGCTGACCTTTTATCACGGCATGAAAGGTAAGGCCCGGGATGCGCGGATCGATGAGCTGCTCGATATGGTGAAGCTGCCGCGCTCGGTCCGCCACCGCCATCCCTCCGGCCTTTCCGGCGGGCAGAAGCAACGTGTCAATTTCGCCCGCGCGCTTGCGGCCGAACCATCGCTCATCATCTGCGATGAAATCACCTCGGCACTCGATACGGTCGTCGCAGCCGCGATCATTGATCTGCTCGGAGAATTGCAACGGGAACTGAACCTCTCCTACATCTTCATCAGCCATGATCTTTCGGTGGTTGAGACAATCTGCGACGAAATCGTCGTGATGTATGGCGGCCAGAAGGTGGAGCATCTGGAAACGGAAGCGATCAAATCACCCACCCATCCCTATTCGAAGCTGCTCTTCTCCTCAGTGCCGAAACTCGATCCGACATGGCTCGACAATCTTCAGCAGGATGCGGAGCTGGTGCGGGCGTTTTCCAAGCGGTGA
- a CDS encoding Lrp/AsnC family transcriptional regulator, which yields MKLDRIDIKILYELQKNGRITNVELAELVNLSPSPCLMRVKKLQSEGYIEGYSAQININKLGQTLTVFTEITLKNHRQIDFARFLGVVEKIDQVVECHLVSGGYDYLLKFVTSGIVEYQSIMERLTDMDVGIDKYFSFVVLKSPITKSHMPLTSLFPL from the coding sequence ATGAAACTTGACCGGATCGATATCAAGATCCTCTACGAACTGCAGAAAAACGGTCGCATCACCAATGTGGAACTGGCGGAGCTTGTCAATCTTTCGCCCAGCCCCTGCCTGATGCGCGTCAAGAAACTTCAGTCCGAAGGTTACATCGAAGGTTATTCGGCGCAGATCAACATCAACAAGCTCGGCCAGACGCTGACGGTCTTCACCGAAATCACGCTCAAGAACCACCGCCAGATCGATTTTGCCCGCTTTCTCGGCGTTGTCGAAAAGATCGATCAGGTGGTGGAATGCCATCTCGTTTCAGGCGGTTACGACTACCTGCTGAAATTCGTCACGTCAGGCATCGTTGAATATCAGTCGATCATGGAGCGGCTGACGGATATGGATGTCGGCATCGACAAATATTTCAGCTTCGTGGTGCTGAAATCGCCGATCACCAAATCGCATATGCCGCTGACCAGCCTGTTTCCGCTCTGA
- a CDS encoding NAD(P)/FAD-dependent oxidoreductase codes for MPAPLQQITTSPELPKAADAVIIGGGIVGVFAAYYLARRGLKVALVEKGLVGAEQSSRNWGWCRQQNRDARELPISTQSLALWEQFANESGEDTGFRRCGLFYLSDNEAELAGWARWRDFALTAGVTTHMLSADEASERGRAAGKLWKGGVFSPTDGTADPSMAAPAVARAIIKLGGTVHQNCAARGLETEGGRVSAVVTEKGTIRTKTAIMSGGAWASSFCRQLGIRFPQASVRSSILSVTPGAEGLPDALHTAAVSATKRHDGGYTLAISGLGRIDPTAQQMRFAREFIPMFLKRWRSLRPGGLEGIRGGHETLKRWRLDAPTPMERVRILDPKPNAAAIRETHRRALELLPALRKTQISAAWAGFIDSTPDGVPAIGETSELPGFILAAGFSGHGFGIGPGAGHLIADIVTGSNPIVDPAPYHPSRFLGSSWGKVADF; via the coding sequence ATGCCCGCCCCGCTGCAACAGATCACGACATCGCCGGAGCTGCCGAAAGCCGCAGACGCCGTCATTATCGGCGGTGGGATCGTTGGGGTATTCGCCGCCTATTACCTTGCCCGGCGCGGCCTGAAAGTTGCGCTGGTGGAAAAGGGCCTTGTTGGCGCTGAGCAATCCAGCCGCAACTGGGGCTGGTGCCGGCAGCAGAACCGCGATGCGCGCGAATTGCCGATTTCGACCCAGAGTCTTGCGCTCTGGGAACAATTTGCCAATGAAAGCGGCGAAGACACCGGCTTTCGCCGCTGCGGATTGTTTTACCTGAGCGACAACGAGGCGGAACTTGCCGGCTGGGCGCGCTGGCGCGACTTCGCCCTCACCGCCGGCGTGACGACGCATATGCTGAGCGCCGATGAGGCAAGCGAGCGCGGGCGCGCCGCGGGCAAACTTTGGAAGGGCGGCGTCTTCTCACCCACCGACGGCACGGCCGATCCTTCCATGGCGGCACCCGCCGTGGCGCGCGCCATCATCAAACTCGGCGGCACGGTGCATCAGAATTGCGCCGCACGCGGGCTTGAGACCGAAGGCGGTCGGGTCAGCGCCGTCGTCACCGAAAAAGGTACGATCCGTACCAAAACGGCCATCATGTCCGGCGGCGCCTGGGCGTCTTCCTTTTGCCGCCAGCTTGGCATTCGTTTTCCGCAGGCCTCGGTCCGCTCCTCCATCCTCTCGGTAACGCCCGGTGCGGAAGGCCTGCCGGATGCGTTACACACCGCCGCCGTCTCGGCAACGAAGCGGCACGATGGCGGTTACACGCTCGCCATCAGCGGGCTGGGGCGCATTGACCCAACGGCGCAGCAGATGCGTTTTGCCCGCGAATTCATTCCGATGTTCCTCAAGCGCTGGCGCAGCCTCAGGCCGGGCGGGCTGGAAGGCATTCGCGGCGGCCATGAGACGCTGAAACGCTGGCGGCTGGATGCGCCGACGCCGATGGAACGGGTTCGCATTCTCGATCCGAAACCCAATGCCGCCGCCATCCGCGAGACCCATAGACGAGCGCTGGAACTTCTGCCTGCACTTCGCAAAACCCAGATTTCCGCCGCTTGGGCCGGCTTTATCGACAGCACGCCGGATGGTGTGCCCGCCATCGGCGAAACCAGCGAATTGCCCGGTTTCATTCTCGCTGCCGGCTTTAGCGGTCATGGTTTCGGCATCGGGCCGGGTGCCGGCCATCTGATCGCGGATATTGTGACGGGTTCAAACCCGATCGTTGATCCCGCTCCCTATCACCCCAGCCGTTTCCTGGGTTCGTCATGGGGTAAGGTCGCGGATTTCTGA
- a CDS encoding ABC transporter substrate-binding protein, whose product MTFTSRFATAALAAFLSISGFAPAFATDVFDLSPDQPGRIRAEKDPGAIAAVPKDFKFVTPGKLTVAVSPGGPPLATYATDAKTVVGADPDYALAVADSLGLELELVAVAWADWPLGLASGKYDAVISNVGVTEQRKEKFDFSTYRQGLHGFFVKSDSGITSITEPKDAAGLRIIVGAGTNQERILLKWSDENVTAGLKPIELQYYDDEATRLVALSAGRADVIVQPHAQLVFIAARDKTIKRVGTLSAGWPERSDVAITTRKGSGLADALTLATNDLIKSGAYAKILDRWQLAEEALPESRTNPPGLPKS is encoded by the coding sequence ATGACCTTCACCTCTCGTTTCGCCACGGCCGCGCTCGCCGCCTTTCTTTCCATCTCCGGTTTCGCCCCGGCTTTCGCAACCGATGTCTTCGATCTGTCACCGGATCAGCCCGGTCGTATCAGGGCTGAAAAAGATCCCGGCGCCATTGCCGCCGTACCGAAAGATTTCAAATTCGTCACGCCGGGTAAACTCACCGTCGCCGTTTCTCCCGGCGGGCCGCCATTGGCCACTTATGCGACGGATGCGAAGACCGTTGTGGGCGCAGACCCGGACTACGCGCTTGCCGTGGCCGATAGTCTCGGCCTTGAACTGGAACTGGTGGCCGTGGCCTGGGCCGACTGGCCGCTCGGCCTTGCCTCAGGCAAATATGATGCCGTCATCTCCAATGTCGGCGTTACCGAACAGCGCAAGGAGAAATTCGATTTCTCCACTTACCGCCAGGGCCTGCATGGCTTCTTCGTCAAGTCCGACAGCGGTATAACCTCCATCACCGAGCCGAAGGATGCGGCAGGTTTGAGGATCATCGTCGGTGCCGGCACCAATCAGGAGCGCATTCTGCTGAAATGGAGCGACGAGAATGTCACTGCCGGCTTGAAGCCGATCGAGCTGCAATATTACGATGACGAAGCCACGCGGCTCGTTGCCCTTTCAGCCGGTCGGGCGGATGTGATCGTCCAGCCGCATGCGCAGCTGGTTTTCATCGCCGCACGCGACAAGACTATCAAGCGTGTCGGAACCCTGTCCGCCGGCTGGCCGGAACGCTCCGACGTCGCCATCACCACCCGCAAGGGTTCGGGACTGGCGGATGCACTGACGCTTGCCACCAATGATCTGATCAAGAGCGGCGCTTACGCAAAAATTCTTGATCGCTGGCAGCTTGCGGAAGAGGCCCTGCCGGAATCGCGCACCAACCCACCCGGCCTGCCAAAAAGCTGA
- a CDS encoding ABC transporter substrate-binding protein — MAFSSKLLSLLAGGLFTATTALIPAAHAQEVDLSPEQKGRVRAEKVEEAIKLLPAGHKFIADGKLTLATVPFRLPLVDYASDTKTPVGVEPDIAQLVADSLGLELQLVPIAWADWPLGLASGKYDAVASNITVTEARKEKFDFSSYRNDLLGFYVGNNSKVRSIGKPEDVAGLKVIVGAATNQEQILLKWIKDNKAKGLADTEVQYYDDQAVLDVALQSGRADAYLGPNATSAFQAASQKKTKLVGTFSGGWPEAAEIAVASKKDAGIAEAITAALNAQIKNGNYGKVLARWNLGSEAITESRTNPPGLPKS; from the coding sequence ATGGCCTTTTCATCGAAATTATTGTCCCTGCTCGCCGGCGGTCTTTTCACCGCCACCACCGCGCTCATTCCTGCTGCGCATGCGCAGGAGGTCGATCTGTCGCCCGAACAGAAGGGCCGGGTGCGCGCCGAAAAGGTTGAGGAGGCAATCAAGCTTCTGCCGGCCGGCCATAAATTCATTGCCGATGGGAAGTTGACGCTCGCGACCGTGCCTTTCCGCCTGCCACTGGTCGATTATGCGAGCGACACTAAAACGCCTGTTGGCGTGGAGCCGGATATTGCCCAGCTGGTTGCCGACAGCCTTGGACTTGAACTTCAGCTTGTTCCGATTGCCTGGGCCGACTGGCCGCTCGGTCTCGCTTCCGGCAAATACGACGCCGTCGCATCCAACATCACGGTGACGGAAGCGCGCAAGGAGAAGTTCGATTTCTCCAGCTATCGCAACGATCTGCTCGGCTTTTATGTGGGCAACAACAGCAAGGTCAGATCAATCGGCAAGCCGGAGGATGTCGCCGGGCTGAAGGTGATCGTCGGCGCGGCCACCAATCAGGAGCAGATCCTGCTGAAATGGATCAAGGACAACAAGGCGAAGGGACTGGCCGACACCGAAGTGCAATATTATGACGATCAGGCCGTGCTTGACGTCGCCCTGCAATCCGGTCGCGCAGATGCCTATCTCGGCCCCAATGCCACCTCTGCCTTCCAGGCGGCAAGCCAGAAAAAGACGAAACTCGTCGGCACCTTCTCGGGCGGCTGGCCGGAAGCGGCGGAAATCGCCGTCGCTTCGAAAAAGGATGCCGGCATCGCCGAGGCCATCACCGCTGCGCTGAATGCCCAGATCAAGAACGGCAACTACGGCAAGGTTCTCGCTCGCTGGAATCTCGGCTCGGAAGCCATCACCGAATCCCGCACCAATCCGCCCGGCCTGCCCAAGAGCTGA
- a CDS encoding amino acid ABC transporter permease/ATP-binding protein yields MTIASDFPHVAVSEKKGEPVKGGYGHFRIVPARYPLRTVGTVFSVLIIAAVLHSVFGNPRWGWDVFAEWFFAEPVLVGLGRTLLLTALGALFGFVLGTLLALARVSRSPLLVAVSWTYIWIFRSIPLIVLLLILNNLGYLYETVTIGVPYTGINFFSWNTTQLMTPFAAAVLGLTLNQAAFASEIVRGGILSVDQGQLEAAAALGLPRRRQASRIVLPQAMRSILPTAFNDIIGLAKGTSQVYILALPELFYTIQIIYRRNLEVIPLLMVATVWYLVILTALSIVQHHIERHFSRGALRNPPPSLFATVYRTFLPRRAAAEPAAVAAVPAKREASVSAHAGGFRIGNRGGSVNIHGVSKSFGTLKVLDDVSLSIPAGSVTTILGQSGSGKSTLLRSINHLERVDDGFIAIDGELVGYRQQGDTLYELKEREILKRRVEVGMVFQSFNLFPHLTALENIIEAPVAVRGISKEQAEAEARDLLARVGLAEKANSYPRQLSGGQQQRVAIARALALRPKVLLFDEPTSALDPELVNEVLDVIKELSRSGVTLIIVTHEIGFAREVSDRVVFMEQGRIVETGTPEKVFNNPEHPRTAEFLAKVL; encoded by the coding sequence ATGACAATAGCCTCTGATTTTCCGCATGTGGCGGTCAGCGAGAAGAAGGGCGAGCCGGTTAAAGGCGGTTACGGCCATTTCCGCATCGTTCCTGCCCGTTACCCCTTGCGCACCGTGGGCACGGTTTTTTCCGTCCTGATCATCGCGGCCGTGCTGCATTCCGTTTTCGGCAATCCACGCTGGGGCTGGGACGTTTTTGCCGAATGGTTCTTCGCCGAACCGGTGCTCGTTGGCCTTGGCCGGACATTGCTATTGACGGCGCTTGGCGCCCTGTTCGGTTTTGTTCTTGGAACGCTGCTGGCACTTGCCCGTGTGTCACGCTCGCCGCTGCTGGTTGCTGTCTCCTGGACCTATATCTGGATTTTCCGGTCGATCCCGCTGATCGTGCTTCTGCTGATCCTCAACAATCTCGGTTATCTCTATGAAACTGTGACGATCGGCGTGCCCTATACCGGCATCAACTTCTTCAGCTGGAATACGACGCAGCTGATGACGCCCTTTGCCGCCGCTGTGCTGGGCCTCACTCTCAATCAGGCGGCCTTTGCATCGGAAATCGTGCGAGGCGGCATCCTCTCGGTCGATCAGGGACAGCTGGAAGCTGCCGCCGCGCTCGGTCTTCCACGCAGGCGGCAGGCGTCCCGCATCGTTCTGCCGCAGGCCATGCGGTCCATCCTGCCAACGGCCTTCAACGACATCATCGGCCTCGCAAAGGGGACGTCGCAGGTATACATCCTTGCGCTGCCGGAATTGTTCTACACCATCCAGATCATCTATCGCCGCAATCTGGAAGTGATCCCGCTGCTGATGGTGGCAACCGTCTGGTATCTGGTGATCCTGACGGCGCTATCGATCGTTCAGCATCATATCGAACGGCATTTTTCCCGCGGTGCACTGCGCAATCCGCCGCCTTCGCTTTTCGCCACTGTCTACCGCACGTTCCTGCCACGCCGGGCAGCGGCGGAGCCGGCGGCCGTGGCGGCTGTACCTGCAAAGCGGGAAGCTTCGGTATCTGCGCATGCGGGAGGCTTCCGCATCGGAAATCGTGGCGGTTCGGTGAATATCCACGGTGTTTCCAAATCTTTCGGCACGCTCAAGGTGCTGGATGATGTCTCCCTTTCCATTCCGGCAGGCAGCGTCACCACCATTCTTGGCCAATCCGGTTCGGGCAAGTCCACCCTGCTGCGCTCCATCAACCATCTGGAGCGCGTCGATGACGGCTTTATCGCCATAGACGGCGAGCTGGTCGGTTATCGCCAGCAGGGCGATACGCTTTATGAGCTGAAGGAGCGGGAAATCCTCAAACGCCGCGTCGAAGTGGGCATGGTGTTCCAGAGCTTCAACCTGTTCCCGCATCTCACTGCACTTGAAAACATCATCGAAGCGCCGGTCGCCGTTCGCGGCATCTCGAAAGAACAGGCCGAGGCGGAAGCGCGCGATCTTCTGGCCCGTGTCGGCCTTGCAGAGAAGGCCAATTCCTACCCGCGTCAGCTTTCCGGCGGCCAGCAGCAACGCGTGGCGATTGCCCGGGCACTTGCCCTGCGGCCAAAGGTCCTGCTGTTCGACGAGCCGACATCGGCGCTCGACCCCGAACTGGTCAATGAAGTGCTTGACGTCATCAAGGAGCTCTCCCGCTCCGGCGTCACCCTCATCATCGTCACCCATGAAATCGGTTTTGCCCGCGAAGTCTCCGACAGGGTCGTCTTCATGGAACAGGGCCGCATCGTTGAAACGGGCACACCGGAAAAGGTGTTCAACAACCCTGAACATCCGCGCACAGCCGAATTCCTCGCAAAAGTTCTCTAA
- a CDS encoding GNAT family N-acetyltransferase — MSDSFFYTSVKDPLATPLLEELLFEYDSRYGTFFNAEGARAELNKYPPEAFSPPSGNFLLLLRDGKPIAGGAFMRYDEETAEFKRVWTHSAHRRQGLAKLVLRELEQQAIRQGYARVYLTTGFRQPEAVGLYLTNGYRALFDTAADPETIRSLPFEKFLSDAVSGPVPDGAPIPAVHPQPSSAHP, encoded by the coding sequence ATGAGCGACAGTTTTTTCTACACATCGGTCAAGGATCCGCTCGCAACTCCGCTTCTGGAGGAGTTGCTGTTCGAATATGACAGCCGCTACGGCACGTTCTTCAATGCGGAAGGGGCAAGGGCGGAGCTGAACAAATATCCCCCGGAAGCCTTTAGTCCGCCATCCGGCAATTTCCTGCTGCTGCTGCGGGACGGAAAGCCGATCGCCGGCGGCGCTTTCATGCGTTACGACGAAGAGACCGCCGAGTTCAAGCGGGTCTGGACCCATTCGGCCCATCGTCGGCAGGGGCTGGCGAAGCTCGTGCTTCGGGAGCTGGAGCAGCAGGCAATCCGGCAGGGTTATGCCCGTGTTTATCTGACCACGGGGTTCCGCCAGCCGGAAGCCGTCGGCCTTTATCTCACCAATGGTTATCGCGCCTTGTTCGATACGGCGGCCGACCCTGAGACGATCAGGTCGCTGCCGTTCGAAAAATTTCTTTCCGATGCGGTTTCCGGTCCGGTACCGGACGGCGCGCCGATACCGGCCGTGCATCCGCAACCCTCTTCCGCCCATCCGTGA
- a CDS encoding M20 aminoacylase family protein, producing the protein MNIRIDGARPQDDAERAILAFIEESIAIRHDLHRHPELSLKEKRTAALVARYLLSYGYEVTEGVGGYGVVATLKRGHGEKRLGIRADIDALPIHEETGLAYASATPGVMHACGHDGHTTILLAAARYLAETSNFSGILTLIFQPAEEIGAGARAMIKDRLFERFPVDAVFGLHNWPGVETGQFGFVEGPAMASVDKAQVRIVGKGGHGAAPHETVDPVLASASFITALQSIVSRNVDPREMAVLTVGSIHGGTASNVIPESVELQITARAFSPAVRDRLEERLPALAKAQAESFGAKAEVAYSRGFPPVINHAAQTVFARDVARRHFPAGQVAEGFQPRTASEDFAFMLQERPGSYLFVGNGDSAPLHSPHYDFNDAIIAPAARFWVRLAEAYLS; encoded by the coding sequence ATGAATATCCGCATTGACGGCGCGCGTCCGCAGGACGACGCCGAACGGGCAATCCTTGCCTTCATAGAGGAGAGCATCGCCATCCGGCATGATCTCCACCGGCATCCGGAGCTGTCGCTCAAGGAAAAACGCACGGCGGCGCTCGTTGCGCGTTATCTGCTGTCTTACGGATATGAGGTGACGGAGGGTGTCGGCGGTTACGGTGTCGTTGCCACCCTGAAACGGGGCCATGGTGAAAAACGTCTTGGCATCCGCGCCGATATTGATGCGCTGCCAATTCATGAAGAGACAGGCCTTGCCTATGCCAGCGCAACGCCGGGCGTCATGCATGCCTGCGGTCATGATGGCCACACGACGATCCTGCTCGCGGCCGCCCGTTATCTTGCTGAAACTTCAAATTTTTCCGGCATCCTGACGCTGATCTTCCAGCCCGCCGAGGAGATCGGCGCGGGTGCGAGGGCGATGATAAAGGACCGGCTGTTCGAGCGGTTTCCCGTCGATGCGGTCTTCGGCCTGCACAATTGGCCGGGTGTGGAAACCGGACAGTTCGGTTTCGTCGAAGGCCCTGCCATGGCCTCCGTCGACAAGGCGCAGGTGCGGATCGTTGGCAAAGGCGGCCACGGTGCGGCGCCGCATGAGACGGTCGATCCGGTCCTCGCTTCGGCAAGCTTCATCACCGCCCTGCAGAGCATCGTTTCCCGCAACGTCGATCCGCGCGAAATGGCGGTGCTGACCGTCGGTTCCATTCATGGCGGAACCGCCTCCAACGTCATTCCCGAGAGCGTGGAATTGCAGATCACCGCCCGGGCTTTTTCACCCGCCGTGCGCGACAGGCTGGAAGAACGGCTTCCGGCACTCGCCAAAGCGCAGGCGGAGAGCTTTGGCGCCAAGGCGGAAGTTGCTTATTCCCGTGGTTTTCCGCCTGTCATCAATCACGCCGCGCAGACGGTTTTCGCCCGCGATGTCGCCAGACGGCATTTTCCAGCCGGGCAGGTCGCGGAAGGGTTTCAGCCGCGCACGGCGAGCGAAGATTTCGCTTTCATGCTGCAGGAGCGACCCGGCTCCTACCTCTTCGTCGGCAATGGCGACAGCGCGCCGCTGCACAGCCCTCACTATGATTTCAACGATGCGATCATTGCGCCTGCGGCACGCTTCTGGGTGCGCCTGGCTGAAGCATACCTCTCCTGA